The Mercenaria mercenaria strain notata chromosome 1, MADL_Memer_1, whole genome shotgun sequence nucleotide sequence accttgcttgacatgtctacattaaaataaattgctaacagaaaattctaacaagagctattattttttaacaaagtaatgagtaagtatgctacaatttgatcttttacacaaaaatgacccctgacctttaataccaggttcgaccgtgacttattttctcttccatgacatcgtctgacatatatacagtaaaatgaaaaacgatcagttactaaattgacaaaacaaatacttttaaacaataaaaatcattacaaacaggtgatattattgcaacattttattcacttttttgacctttgtcctttgaaattatggttgaccttgaatgttttgaaataatatgtgcataccagacatcgcctactttttatacattaaaatgaactgatatttttgattaatatcgacaaaatatcattaacaagaagaaaagttaaagagctattttttcaatcttttacttggaaatgacctttgacccttaatatcacatttgaacttgtctgattttagacgatatctttattactgacattgtcggacatatatacataaaaacaaattacgagcaattacaaataatgatcagaaatagctgttatatttcaaacaggaaactattcatgcagtttttccaaaaattttgacctttgatctttgatataagctttacccttggcagttttggggtaaactttgcactgctgactttgcctgacatacagacattaaaacgaattaacttcagtgactaacaatgtgaatacatattaaaaacattagaaaaagtaaatgtaacatttttcatatttttgcatgaaaatgaactttgaccttcaattatcagagTTGACCTTGGcattttgcaataagatttgcatttctgactttgactgatatacacacattacatatataaagctgagtgacttatgataacaaactaatttttaagaataaaaataaatttcaaatatgccattttttgtgatttgtacataaatttgacctttaaccttaaatatcaagtttgcccttcattcttttttgatgaatttctttttgctgacattggttgacatatatacagttactgacaataagatagctactgtaattaaacagtgaaaaaactggtagacgtaaactttaccctaccccctaaatttttacaagtgagttttacctcccctatcacaaacataagtgaacaaaatatagataggcacggctttgacacttaagaaatgggttttcatggaggatatgaaatattgtttccaaaaatgtataaacttcttttggcctcaattgttgcaataaaagtccgtgagctctcggactaATATATGCGTTCAATAATTATTTATTGCGTTTgataatcgaagacatatttaaTACATACTGCTACATGTGTTCGATAATCGTAGACATAACcatctttcataaaatttattcttttggtttattgaataaatatgtatataatatcgGACAATTAAACAATATCTAGTCCGGCAAACATTAATTCCATAAATTGTACAAATATGTTCGATTTTGATTGGTCAACCTTTTCCGCGCCAGCGCGTTCACCGTTGAAATGCTTCCCACAGTTGTGAGTTTTGGAAATTAATTAATAAACGCAGGAATAAACCCAAACGCAACCCTTCGCTTGAGATGGTTTTCAAGGATGTCCGTTATACAGATCCGCAAGCAATTAACTCATGCTGGAGAGACTATTTTGCAGATCTTTATTCCCCTACGGAAAACGAAGACTTTAACGAGACGTACGGACAGACAATTAGCGGCAACGACAAAATATACTATGAAAATGTTATCCATGGCGGAGAACTTATGTTAAGTGTTATAGTGAAACTATATAATTGCATGCTTAAATCTTCGCATACACCTATGGAAATGAAAAGGGATATTATCATCACATTATTTAAAGGTGGGAACAAGGAGAAGACGGACCCTAATAACTACAGGGCAATCACATTGTGTTCTATACTTCTCAAACTATATAAAAAAGTGGTTCTCCTGCTCTTAAATAGTGACGATAAACTTCCTCTTAATCCTTCACAAGGAGGTTTCCAGCGTAACGTTAGCTGTATGATGACGTCACTAATGCTGCGTGAGAATATTAGTTTTGCTGCAGAGAACCACTCTACattatatgtttgttttctggACGTTAAACAGGCATTTGATCGCTGTTGGATTGACCTTCTCatattaaaattgtataaaaatggaTATTGACATAACACTCTACAAGTCTATATTATCGTTGTATGAAAATAGTTACAGTAGTGTACGATCAAACGGATACCAATCTGACTGGTTCCCAGTCTCACAAGGCACCAGACAAGGCCAGAGTTTAAGTCCACACATGTACTTGATTTTCATAAATGAATTAATGAACACAATTGATTCTAGCGgtttcagttttaaaatgaaCGCAATAAATTGTGGTTGTCCTACTTTAGCAGACGACATGGTGTTCCTGTCATATACCAAAAATGGATTAGATAAACTCCTCgaattatgttttcaaaattcgTTAAATGAACGTTTTCTTTACAACCCACGTAAATGTAAAGTGGTTGTATTTAATGAAACTACATCAAGAAATCGCAATTGGAGACTTGGAAATAATGTAATAGAAGAAACAGAAAACTATATCCACCTTGGAATAAACTGTGAAAAGGACTTGTCATTAGACCATAATGTACATGAATGCTGCAATAAGTTGCGAAGGTCATTCTTTAGTCTTGTGGATTGTGGAGTTAATGGCAATGGCTTAAACCAGATTAcgtcaaagaaaatatatgaatcaGTTGTCTTACCCAAAGCTCTCTACGGCAGCGAGGTATGGAATACTTTAACAGAATCACATATCACAATGTTGGAAAGAGCCCACGCACAGTGCGTCAAATTCATACAAGGACTACCGGAATATAGTCGCACTGATATAGCTTTGCGTTGTCTTGGTATTTTACCCATAACAATTCTTATAGACAAACGCAAACTTTTACTTTTCGGTCAGTTATGCttacttaaaaaagtatttagcTACAGACTAATATCCTACATGAATAACCCAAGAAGAAGTAAAGGGTTCATGCCTGACATATATAGAGTCTTAGGGAAATATGGCTTATGTAATGTGTTGTCTAATCATGTACATGATGGCTCTTTTCCTAATAATAGATGGAAAACAACTGTTAAAAAGGCAGTTAAAATGTACAATGAATTCGAATTGAAATCAAGAATATGTAGTGATAATGTACTATACCGTTTTTTAACAATACACTACGAGTATATTCCTTGTAATCTATGGAAATTCTGTCAAAACAGAAACTACCACTATGAATGTGTCAGCGCAATGAAATTAATGTGCAATTTTTTTCACAAGGATTTATGACGGAGTGCACACAATGTCGTATTGTAACGAACAATATCTCCCTCCACTCAGTTATGTTCTGTCCAATCAATGACACTCGTACGTAATATCTTTGGTCAAAATTATCCAATGATTTAGGCATTGAAACGTTTGACCAATTTTGTAGTGCAGCAGCCCCCGAGCAACAAATGTTAGAAATGTTTAAAGGCTTTACAGCCTTTGACTTGACTGATACAACAAGAGTGAAATGTATGAAATCATGTCTTAATTACATGCACAAAATTACGCAGTGTTAATCAAACACTACCATCGAATGGCTTGTGGCCTCCATTCTATTATGTCTAGATATTATTACAACTAGCGGGTAATAGCTTATTAATGATATGTACAATattgtaaatagatataatatacatatgtgtttgcatttcatttatatataagccgtgccataagaaaaccaacatagtggctttgcgaccagcatggatccagaccagcctgcgcatccgcgcagtctggtcaggctccatgctgttcgcttttaaagcctattggaattggagaaactgttagcgaacagcatggatcctgaccagactgcgcggatgcgcaggctggtctggatccatgctggtcgcaaagccactatgttggttttctcatggcacggctcatatatgataTTCAATATTCATCTTATGTAATTGTGTTTTGTACATTGAAGTTATATTGTACCTATTGTTTTGTAACTATGCTTTGTACATTGAAATGGTATATTATAATATGTACTCTTCAATCTGTGGAGgcaataaagatatctatctatttaccaaacacagtgttacttccccttatcggtactgTAGACAGTTGACAATTTTCCTGCGCAGAGGTTGCGGGATTTACCGTAGTCAGCCATTTTAACTGTTGACGTAGGCATAACACTTCTTGTGGTTCAACCAATCATTATCGAACATAAGTTATCGGACGCATATTTTATTAGTGTCtttcaaatatgtcttcgattatcgAACACATATAGCGATATGTATTAAATACgataatgtatcaaatatgtcttcgattattggacaTATAGATCTCAATAGTTAAAACCAAAGTCTGTGCGATAATATATCATTATAGTAAACACTGAGAACGACACAATTATTACAACGCTACAGAATTATACAAGAAAGCATTGATGCAGTAACAGTGTTCGACATACATAGTCTGTTGATTTATAACTTCTACATATTGACACTGGGTCCGTCACAATGTCCAATGTTGACATCTTTCTTCTGGTTGTCTCATATATACTGCAGTGATGGAATAGAGTTGTTTTAAGCGCGTGATTACATATATCGTATACTACCGTTAGTAGTTTTGATTAATCtaaatgtatcttttttattacacGACTTCAGTTAGTATTTCATTTGATATAGTGATACATTTTATTCCAGATACGTTAGAATATCTGCGTGTAATCCCTGCTCGACTTGTCAGCGAAATAGACAAACCCTCTGTTCTGCAGGATATGGAGTTCAGCATCTCGACAACAGTTGGCACACCAGACAGTCAGGTGTATAATAGCAGGGAAAGCCTTTATGAAGAACGCCGGAAGGTTATTTTAGACGGATGTAAAAAGGTGAATAAGACAACTCGTCCGTTTGGATTAGAAAATCAAAACTTATGTATTGACAAGCTACATGCAATCTCTTACTGTCCCATTCCCAAAGTCAGTTCAACATTCTGGAAAAGAATTCTGACAGTAATGGCCAGCCAGGGGAAACTTCACTCGCCGTTTGAAATATCTTTAGGCGGCGTAAGATTGTCTAAAATAAATCAACTTTCAAAGCGTGACCTGAAAACTTTGAGAGAAAAGGGtacttcttttttgtttgtaagGGACCCTTACGCACGACTATTTTCTGGTTATGAgaacaaaatatatcattctaATTTGATGTACTGGAAAATAATTGGTAGAAAGGTTGTGCAGGTTGTCAGAGACAATCACGATGCAGTTTACAACAACTACGGGTTCGATGTAACGTTTCCAGAATTCATAAAGTATATTCTATATTTAAGTGAATCAGGGCTGAATATCAATGGTCACTTTTCACCAATGCTGAATAGATGTGACCCTTGTTCAACGCATTTTCAGTACATTGGAAAGTTAGAAACATTCTCGGATGATGCACATTATCTCATCTCAAAATGGAGAAATGAATTTAAAGATGTAGAATTACACTTCGATGATTTTGAAAAGGAGACTGCTCTTGATACTGCTAGAGGACATGTGAATTTTCTGTTTAGCACAAAGAAAATATTAAGTGAGATCAAATTTCCGTTTATTAAAATCATGCTCCGGACATGGAGAGACTTGCAAATACGAGGTCATCTTTCTAAACATATTGCATTTCCTTTTAATGAAGCTGACGTAGATACGATAACGAAAGAGGAATATATGGAAGCTATAAAGAAAGCGCTAGACATTCCAGTGAACCGTACAGAAGTAAAACTGCAGAGGGCAGAAGCTCTCGTACAGGCGTACAGTCAGGTACCGCTGGAGGACATGGAGAGGTTGAGGATGTTTGTGTTACAAGATTGTTTATTGTTTGGTTACGACGACCGCCCGACAAAGCTGTTTGACAGATCTAAGCAAAAATCAAGTGATTTTGTATATCTGGATGGACTTTCAAAGTAATTTACTGCCTGATATCTGAATTTTAGTTAGCTCAGAAAGATTTTTATACAAACAACTTCGtgtcaaaataattgtttgtatTATGCATATATTAAAGTTTTGTGACTTGTAATCTCACAAATTTACATAAAAGTATTTCCTTAAAGTCTTCAATACATGTACAATGCTAAACAGGGGTTCCACTTTTCGGTCTTGCCATTTTGATCATCCTCTATTTGTTCTAGAATTGGTTACTCTATATATCCAATGTAATTAATCATTTGAAATCTGTACGACGATCATTCGGAAACAGAGAAAAGCCACCAAgaaaaatgatagcagactcggattgattgagtctgttcgtgggAGGTATTGAAATGTTTAATCCCCCACCCCACCACGACCACGTCCACgaccactagcaccggcttaactagtaaaattgaatgtactcGGCGGTCCAAAAAGACCAAAgatgtaacaacactgagtcaaaaGCACGAATATGCATTTAACATTGTTAATGTAGACGTTTATAGAGCTAATTTTTTTAAGGTGTGACACTTGTATGAAAGAGACAGGTAGGGAAGGGAGCGGAAAATGAATAATTTGCTGCAACTGCACGGTATGCCCAAGGCCTGTATTTTCCGGTAATCGTTCTGTTTTAGCCGTTTGAAATATTGGTAAGCGTTTGTCACAGGTCGAACATTTATTATGGTTTAATTGTAATGTCCGATGCGGCGTTTCATAACTTTAACACTTAACCTTCGCACATGCGTTACACTCGGATATGTTTGGTTTTATTTATTAGTGTTTGACATCCGGTATTGAATCGATCATACTCGTAAATGTACGTCTGTGACGGAAATTGCCGAAGCTCACTGAAGAAATGTAGTTGTGAACACTTGTCAGTCTATTGTATTGTACATGTCTAATCGTTTTGTTCGTTGGGAgttagaatgagagaaagaaatatattggtTCTTTTTGAATAACAGTTTTTTTCTGCGCACGTATCTTCTTTCCAACCCCGCAAGTCATGAAATTGTTGTCATTCTTTTAGCAAATTTCGTAACTTTTCGCTGCTTTCTTGTAAGATTGTTCTGTACTCATTTTCATCCGTCCCGAGTCCTTTCTCTTGACAAAATTTCAAAGCAAACTCACTTCTGGTAACGGTTACCATGGCAGCGAACATGTCACGTGCCAAAGTGTCAAGGTCACCTAAAAATGAAGTGGAAATATGATCCCTGTTGGCATTAAGCATAACTGCCTCCAGAATGTTACATGGTTTGCCTAAGATGTCCAGTTCGTCCTCATACATAtctaaaattaacataaatggtCCTCTCAAAAGAACTTCCATTTCTTTAGGATGCCTTGAAAGTTTGTGTATGTCGACAGCACAGATCGTAGTGAGGACGGCAGATGGGAACCTCCTGCTGTAATGGTTTATGTATTCAGGTTTTAGACCTATGACATGGACTTTAACAACAAGTGGTTTTAAGGTCGTGTCCTCCGACTTAACGTCCTTCAGTTGGTGTTTAATGAACTTCCTGGCAACTTTGAGACTTGAACTTGCTGAGAAAAGTCCTGTAAGAAATTATTAAGTTACAGTTAGAAGCAGCAAACTGAACGATATTTGTATTAGTTAGGGGTTGGTAATTATAGTAGCTGCTGTAATTAGCACCGGTTGTAGAGAGggtttttacttttctttcatttctaCCATATGTTGCCAATACCCATACCTAGGTATTAGGATCATTTCCAGGACATGTGGCCAATATCCGTAACCAGATATAAGGATCTTTTTCAGGACA carries:
- the LOC123536540 gene encoding carbohydrate sulfotransferase 11-like isoform X1 yields the protein MAPMAKRFINIACVVFFGISFIIIYDTLEYLRVIPARLVSEIDKPSVLQDMEFSISTTVGTPDSQVYNSRESLYEERRKVILDGCKKVNKTTRPFGLENQNLCIDKLHAISYCPIPKVSSTFWKRILTVMASQGKLHSPFEISLGGVRLSKINQLSKRDLKTLREKGTSFLFVRDPYARLFSGYENKIYHSNLMYWKIIGRKVVQVVRDNHDAVYNNYGFDVTFPEFIKYILYLSESGLNINGHFSPMLNRCDPCSTHFQYIGKLETFSDDAHYLISKWRNEFKDVELHFDDFEKETALDTARGHVNFLFSTKKILSEIKFPFIKIMLRTWRDLQIRGHLSKHIAFPFNEADVDTITKEEYMEAIKKALDIPVNRTEVKLQRAEALVQAYSQVPLEDMERLRMFVLQDCLLFGYDDRPTKLFDRSKQKSSDFVYLDGLSK
- the LOC123536540 gene encoding carbohydrate sulfotransferase 11-like isoform X2 translates to MEFSISTTVGTPDSQVYNSRESLYEERRKVILDGCKKVNKTTRPFGLENQNLCIDKLHAISYCPIPKVSSTFWKRILTVMASQGKLHSPFEISLGGVRLSKINQLSKRDLKTLREKGTSFLFVRDPYARLFSGYENKIYHSNLMYWKIIGRKVVQVVRDNHDAVYNNYGFDVTFPEFIKYILYLSESGLNINGHFSPMLNRCDPCSTHFQYIGKLETFSDDAHYLISKWRNEFKDVELHFDDFEKETALDTARGHVNFLFSTKKILSEIKFPFIKIMLRTWRDLQIRGHLSKHIAFPFNEADVDTITKEEYMEAIKKALDIPVNRTEVKLQRAEALVQAYSQVPLEDMERLRMFVLQDCLLFGYDDRPTKLFDRSKQKSSDFVYLDGLSK